From the genome of Candidatus Latescibacterota bacterium:
CGATTTCGAGGATTCGGCCGGGGTCGAGTGGGACCAACTCAAGCACTTTGGCCCCATACTGGACTATTCCTGGCGGCCAGCTGGCGAGTATAACCAAAGCGCTGGTGTCTCGTGGGTGAAAGTCTCCGAAGGGTCCGAAAAGGGTGGGGTGAAATACGACCTTACGAAACCCGGAAGAGCAGTGATACCGGTTACGAAGACAACAAGGGTAGCCTGGAGTTGGTATATCGTTGAGAGCAGGGAATCGAATGGACTCTGGATGGTCATATACGTCTCGATTCCCTCTACAGGCACAGAATGTTGGGTGAGATGTGCCAGTTGGCGAAAGTGGACCCACGATGCATTGAATACATATTACGATCCGTACAGGACCTGGATATACCACGAAGAATCGATCTTCGATTATATCAATCGACGTTGGGGGCCGATCGAGGATGGCGACGCGTTGATAGAGTGTATCGGTTTTGGTGTGTCGGGCGCTACGGATCTTGAAGCCAGGCTGGATAATATCTGGATAGGCGAGGCCCCGGCGCCGGTTGATGTGAATACGATTTCTCACAAACAGCAGTATACGCCTAGAAACAGACCCGACCTTGAAGGTTTTTCATTCGGGTATCTTGATGGAGACGACACTCCTGACAGGATAGATATTTATGGGAACAGGCTGGAAGTAATTGCAGGTCGGCAGTTCAGGTATGAAAAGGCTGGTGGTGATACGATCGGAAGTGGCGGCTCAGGGGGAGAGGAAAAAGAAATTCTCCTGAAAGTGGATCTGGGCAGGGACCGGGCGCCGACCAGCGTTTCCATTGTGGATATGAATGACGATGGGGCCAGCGATATCCTTGTTCATTTCGAGGACCTGCACGGCAACAGGCATTTACGAAACAGGATCGTCCAGGGAGGACTCGATGATCTGAGTGGGCAGGATGAGACACTCGAATATAACAACGAAGGATTCTATGGAGCTGATTTCGCCGACCTCGATGGTGATGCCGACATCGATGCTTTCATGATAAATCCGTACGACAGGAAAGGAAGATTCGGAGGGGTGCGTCTTCTTCGCCGCGATGGAGACACGTTCACCGAGTGGACGGATGAATCGGGAGTCGTCAGTGAAAACGCTTTCGGCGGAGCCTTCTCTGATTTTGATGGTGATGGAGACCAGGACCTCTTCGTAGCTTACAAGGCCTATGAAAAGGAAAGGAACCAGGGCCGCCGCCCCTACCTCTATGTCAATGACGGAAGCGGAAAGTTCACGTTCGATCCAGAGCGGATAGATATAGGCGAAGATCTGCTGCTCGAGGGTGTAGTCGCTGCGGATTTCGACAACGACGCTGATATCGATCTCTATCTGGTGGTCAGGGACAGCCTGATTGTCAGAGAAGATGGAAGGTCGGGTGTGAAAATAGTCAGAAGCCGGCTCCTGCTGAACGACGGGAACGGTTATTTTTCTGATAAGACGGATGGCTCGGGGATCTGGCCCGCAGAAAGCCAGTCTGCTATTGCCGGGGATCTGGACCAGGACGGTGATATCGATATCTACCAGATAAATGATAGAACCAGCTCTGTTTATTACAGGAACGACGGTTCCGGCTTTTTCAGGGGAGACTCGTCACATCCCGACTTCACATACAGGGCTGTCAAGGATGTAGCGGCAGCGGTCGGAGGTCTTGCCGTCGACTTCGACTCTGATGGCGATCTGGATATTGCCTTGAGGGATTACTACAAGACAGAGGCTCAGCTTTTATCGAACGGTTGTGCGGATGGTGGATATGTAAAGGTCAGGCTGCGTGGATTAAATGGCAACAGCGCCGGTATCGGGGCGAAGGTCTATCTATACGAGGCGGGGTCGATGTGCCGTCCGGACCACCTCGTAGGATTCAGGGAGATCCGCTCAGGCAGGGGGTTCGGGATGCATGGGCCACCTGTTGCTCATTTCGGGATCGACAGTCTGCAGACGGTCGACCTGTTTGTCGTGTTTCCTTCCGTGGACGGTAACCCGCCGGTACAGGTAGCGATGTATGGAGTAAAAAGGAACAGCTCTCTCTATATCGTTGAAACGGACAACGCGTTGTTGAAGATATGGTATTCCTGGCCTGCCGCGCGGTTCAGGTATCTTTTCGTCTCTGGGCTGTTCAGAGTTCCGGCGTGGGTATTCTTTCTCGTGCTTTTTGTGGTCCTTTCGATGGCAGGATTGAGTGTGAGAGCGAAGCTCGACAGCGCCGCAGCACGAAGGATCCAGTTAGTTGTCTGTTCCAGGGGGGCATTGTTCTGGATCGTTGGATTCGCGATCCTTTTAGTCGCCATTTCGTTTTACAGATCCTGGCTGTGGTCGGTACCCTCTGTCCTGGGTTCCTTTGTGATAATCGCTACCGACCATGACCTGGGCAGGGTCATCCGAAGGCTCACGGGAGTGAAGCGCGATTCCGAGATGGAAGAGACCCTGTTGGTTCAAAAGCTATCCC
Proteins encoded in this window:
- a CDS encoding VCBS repeat-containing protein, which codes for MVILCLLSSLIVFVGCDTGERTASGGNPGNPGNPEKQDSSKTYLLLDFEDSAGVEWDQLKHFGPILDYSWRPAGEYNQSAGVSWVKVSEGSEKGGVKYDLTKPGRAVIPVTKTTRVAWSWYIVESRESNGLWMVIYVSIPSTGTECWVRCASWRKWTHDALNTYYDPYRTWIYHEESIFDYINRRWGPIEDGDALIECIGFGVSGATDLEARLDNIWIGEAPAPVDVNTISHKQQYTPRNRPDLEGFSFGYLDGDDTPDRIDIYGNRLEVIAGRQFRYEKAGGDTIGSGGSGGEEKEILLKVDLGRDRAPTSVSIVDMNDDGASDILVHFEDLHGNRHLRNRIVQGGLDDLSGQDETLEYNNEGFYGADFADLDGDADIDAFMINPYDRKGRFGGVRLLRRDGDTFTEWTDESGVVSENAFGGAFSDFDGDGDQDLFVAYKAYEKERNQGRRPYLYVNDGSGKFTFDPERIDIGEDLLLEGVVAADFDNDADIDLYLVVRDSLIVREDGRSGVKIVRSRLLLNDGNGYFSDKTDGSGIWPAESQSAIAGDLDQDGDIDIYQINDRTSSVYYRNDGSGFFRGDSSHPDFTYRAVKDVAAAVGGLAVDFDSDGDLDIALRDYYKTEAQLLSNGCADGGYVKVRLRGLNGNSAGIGAKVYLYEAGSMCRPDHLVGFREIRSGRGFGMHGPPVAHFGIDSLQTVDLFVVFPSVDGNPPVQVAMYGVKRNSSLYIVETDNALLKIWYSWPAARFRYLFVSGLFRVPAWVFFLVLFVVLSMAGLSVRAKLDSAAARRIQLVVCSRGALFWIVGFAILLVAISFYRSWLWSVPSVLGSFVIIATDHDLGRVIRRLTGVKRDSEMEETLLVQKLSRILHAEQRFSFLIDFTNADSSVVEKYRYILDAGLDDLDRTVEMMRHVFPSHNGWKEAARDLDVLKEIFRSYIAVYELGDESAYNGLNGKYRKSIDSFLGTLREVREILRVRQSVDINGEWESLIQGRKDDLKESGIELSANLAEVAGTGVHLTAGEFRDIFSNLLTNSIWAVSDTDDRRIRVETSKDRMHLKVRWLDSGRGIDPEIREILFSRDVKSQRPGGRGLGCHIAGQIIKVRRGRIRVEDPPAGWSTSIVIKFIRTK